One window from the genome of Pseudomonas frederiksbergensis encodes:
- a CDS encoding ABC transporter ATP-binding protein — protein sequence MAEIRLQNLAHSYTSTPAGPEDYAIREMNHIWEQGGAYALLGPSGCGKSTLLNIISGLLSPSEGQVMFDSKVVNELSPERRNIAQVFQFPVVYDTMTVFDNLAFPLRNQGMAEARIHTKVQEIAEVLDLQNLLDKKARNLTADEKQKVSMGRGLVRDDVSAILFDEPLTVIDPHLKWKLRRKLKQIHEQFNITMVYVTHDQLEASTFADKIAVMYGGQIVQFGTPRDLFERPSHTFVGYFIGSPGMNLIEVTAQPGGVGFGSTHLPLSETLQRRIAEAEGKSLKVGIRPEFVHVWDGPYDDAMRADVVHVEDLGTYKILTLNLDGAPLKVRLAEDKPVPEGTAYISFPAQWLMVYADEYLLEPLSEVQP from the coding sequence ATGGCCGAAATTCGTTTGCAGAACCTCGCCCACAGCTACACCAGCACCCCGGCGGGCCCCGAGGACTACGCGATCCGCGAGATGAACCACATCTGGGAGCAGGGTGGCGCCTATGCGTTGCTCGGGCCTTCGGGCTGCGGCAAATCCACCTTGCTCAACATCATCTCCGGCTTGCTCAGCCCTTCCGAAGGGCAGGTGATGTTCGACAGCAAGGTCGTCAACGAGCTGTCCCCGGAGCGGCGCAACATTGCCCAGGTGTTCCAGTTCCCGGTGGTGTACGACACCATGACCGTGTTCGATAACCTGGCGTTCCCGCTGCGCAACCAGGGCATGGCCGAGGCGCGGATCCACACCAAGGTGCAGGAAATCGCTGAGGTCCTGGACCTGCAGAACCTGCTGGATAAAAAAGCCCGCAACCTCACCGCCGATGAAAAACAGAAAGTCTCGATGGGGCGTGGATTGGTGCGCGACGATGTGTCGGCGATCCTGTTCGACGAACCGCTGACGGTGATCGACCCACACCTGAAATGGAAACTGCGGCGCAAGCTCAAGCAGATCCACGAGCAGTTCAACATCACCATGGTCTACGTCACCCACGACCAGCTGGAAGCCTCGACCTTCGCCGACAAGATCGCGGTGATGTACGGCGGCCAGATCGTGCAGTTCGGCACGCCCCGGGACTTGTTCGAGCGCCCGAGCCACACCTTCGTCGGCTACTTCATCGGCAGCCCGGGGATGAACCTGATCGAGGTCACGGCGCAGCCCGGTGGCGTCGGCTTCGGATCGACCCACTTGCCTTTGTCCGAAACCCTGCAACGGCGTATCGCCGAAGCCGAGGGCAAAAGCCTGAAGGTCGGTATACGCCCCGAGTTCGTGCACGTCTGGGACGGCCCTTACGACGACGCGATGCGGGCTGATGTAGTCCACGTCGAAGACTTGGGTACCTACAAGATCCTGACCCTCAACCTCGACGGCGCGCCGCTGAAAGTGCGCCTGGCCGAAGACAAGCCGGTACCGGAAGGCACGGCGTACATCAGTTTTCCGGCCCAATGGCTGATGGTCTATGCCGATGAGTATTTGCTGGAACCGTTGAGCGAGGTGCAGCCATGA
- a CDS encoding DUF2160 domain-containing protein, with product MEWMNWTVPTAAFFGVIALLLIGMTTWELRSPSIPRRGFLPIATTRGDRLFIGLLGSAYLHLLVIGATDWSIWIAFALSLVWLLAVMRWG from the coding sequence ATGGAATGGATGAATTGGACCGTCCCGACGGCGGCGTTTTTTGGCGTCATCGCCTTGTTGTTGATAGGCATGACCACATGGGAATTGCGTTCGCCGAGCATACCTCGGCGTGGTTTCCTGCCGATTGCCACCACCCGTGGCGATCGGTTGTTTATCGGTCTTCTCGGTAGCGCCTACCTGCATCTGCTGGTTATCGGCGCCACCGACTGGAGCATCTGGATAGCGTTCGCGTTGTCTTTGGTGTGGCTGTTGGCAGTGATGCGGTGGGGCTAA
- a CDS encoding sigma-54-dependent Fis family transcriptional regulator — protein sequence MAAPAPALSHEAIIQASWSRCRAFGLNHQSVPAFDQLPAEGIAQLLESQHSLVQTTHQEVLPYYENILSNSNCLIMLADNQGQVLTSWGTQRFIEPKLAHGFSAGASWMERCTGTNAIGTALACEQAVHIEHDEHFLKANRFMTGSAAPIFDAERKVIAVLDVSSDSYLPPSHTLGMVKMMSQTVENRLILNLFRGEHFQLTFNTGLNNLDSQWAGLLIFDETGQVLSANRRADNLLGLSLSRVSIESLFKVSLMELLNQPDGLPFALQASGRNRFQCLLKRPKQVSIKPRIFAEPAPSPTPAPANPGISLNALHFGDSRVEKAVRQAERLLEKDIPLLIHGETGVGKEVFVKALHQASSRCKQPFIAVNCAAIPAELVESELFGYEKGAFTGANQKGSIGLIRKADRGTLFLDEIGDMPLPTQARLLRVLQERCVQPVGSAELFPVDIRIISATNRSLREQVQLGRFREDLYYRIGGLTLELPPLRERSDKQALFKRLWEHHREPTQWAGLSREVLELFERHPWPGNLRQVSSVLQVALAMAEEQPIRPEHLPDDFFVDLEMDPVVTPEPLTVDLNDAEDLNRQLQAVGGNISHLARRLGVSRNTLYKRLRQLES from the coding sequence ATGGCCGCACCTGCTCCTGCCTTGTCCCACGAGGCCATCATCCAGGCTTCCTGGTCCCGTTGCCGTGCCTTTGGCCTGAACCACCAGAGCGTGCCCGCGTTCGATCAACTGCCGGCCGAGGGCATCGCCCAATTGCTGGAGAGCCAGCATTCGCTGGTGCAGACCACTCACCAGGAAGTCCTGCCCTACTACGAGAATATCCTCAGCAATTCCAATTGCCTGATCATGTTGGCCGACAATCAAGGCCAGGTCCTGACGTCCTGGGGCACCCAGCGCTTCATCGAGCCGAAACTGGCCCACGGCTTCAGCGCCGGGGCGAGCTGGATGGAGCGCTGCACCGGCACCAACGCCATCGGCACCGCGCTGGCTTGCGAGCAGGCGGTGCATATTGAACACGATGAACACTTCCTCAAGGCCAACCGCTTCATGACCGGTTCGGCGGCGCCGATCTTCGATGCCGAGCGCAAGGTCATCGCTGTGCTGGACGTCTCCAGCGACAGCTACCTGCCGCCGTCCCACACCCTGGGCATGGTCAAGATGATGAGCCAGACCGTGGAGAACCGGCTGATCCTCAACCTGTTTCGCGGTGAACACTTCCAACTGACCTTCAATACCGGCCTGAACAACCTCGACAGCCAATGGGCCGGGCTGCTGATTTTCGACGAGACCGGTCAAGTCCTGTCCGCCAACCGCCGTGCCGACAACCTGCTGGGCCTGAGCCTGTCGCGAGTGAGCATCGAAAGCCTGTTCAAGGTCTCGCTGATGGAGCTGCTGAACCAGCCCGACGGCCTGCCGTTCGCCTTGCAAGCGTCCGGACGCAATCGCTTCCAGTGCTTGCTCAAACGGCCGAAACAGGTGTCGATCAAGCCGCGCATCTTCGCCGAACCGGCGCCGTCGCCGACGCCAGCGCCGGCCAATCCCGGCATCAGCCTCAACGCCCTGCACTTTGGCGACAGCCGCGTGGAAAAAGCCGTGCGCCAGGCCGAGCGTTTGCTGGAGAAAGACATTCCGCTGCTGATCCACGGCGAAACCGGTGTTGGCAAGGAAGTGTTCGTCAAGGCCTTGCACCAGGCCAGCTCGCGCTGCAAGCAGCCGTTCATTGCGGTCAACTGCGCGGCAATTCCCGCCGAGTTGGTGGAGTCGGAACTGTTCGGCTATGAAAAAGGCGCCTTCACCGGCGCCAATCAAAAGGGCAGCATCGGCCTGATCCGCAAGGCGGATCGTGGCACGTTGTTCCTCGACGAGATTGGCGACATGCCGCTGCCGACCCAGGCCCGGCTGCTGCGTGTGCTGCAGGAACGCTGCGTGCAACCGGTGGGCAGCGCCGAGCTGTTCCCGGTGGACATCCGCATCATCTCTGCCACCAACCGCTCGCTGCGTGAACAGGTGCAACTGGGGCGTTTTCGTGAGGATTTGTACTACCGCATCGGCGGCCTGACCCTGGAGTTGCCGCCCCTGCGCGAACGCAGCGACAAGCAGGCGCTGTTCAAGCGCCTGTGGGAACACCACCGTGAACCGACCCAATGGGCCGGCCTGAGCCGTGAAGTCCTGGAGTTGTTCGAGCGGCATCCATGGCCGGGCAATCTGCGGCAGGTCAGCAGCGTCCTGCAAGTCGCCCTGGCAATGGCCGAGGAACAACCGATCCGCCCCGAGCATCTTCCTGATGACTTTTTCGTAGACTTGGAAATGGATCCGGTGGTAACACCGGAGCCGCTGACGGTGGACTTGAACGATGCCGAGGATTTGAACCGCCAGCTACAGGCCGTGGGCGGGAATATTTCCCATTTGGCGCGGCGCCTCGGAGTCAGCCGCAATACGCTGTACAAGCGCCTGCGGCAACTTGAAAGCTGA
- a CDS encoding carbohydrate ABC transporter permease yields MSKRKLIPLLIYILFLLVPIYWLLNMSFKSNTEILGGLTLWPHDFTFHNYKVIFTDPSWYTGYLNSLYYVSLNTVISLGVALPAAYAFSRYRFLGDKHLFFWLLTNRMAPPAVFLLPFFQLYSSIGLFDTHIAVALAHCLFNVPLAVWILEGFMSGVPKEIDETAYIDGYSFPKFFAKIFIPLIGSGIGVTAFFCFMFSWVELLLARTLTSVNAKPIAAVMTRTVSASGIDWGVLAAAGVLTILPGMLVIWFVRNHVAKGFALGRV; encoded by the coding sequence ATGAGCAAGAGAAAGCTGATTCCGCTGTTGATCTACATCCTGTTCCTGCTGGTGCCCATCTACTGGCTGCTGAACATGTCGTTCAAGAGCAACACCGAGATCCTTGGCGGCCTGACCCTGTGGCCGCACGATTTCACGTTTCACAACTACAAGGTGATCTTCACCGACCCGAGCTGGTACACCGGTTACCTCAACTCGTTGTACTACGTGAGCCTGAACACGGTGATTTCCCTGGGCGTCGCGTTGCCGGCGGCCTATGCGTTTTCCCGCTACCGGTTCCTGGGAGACAAGCACCTGTTCTTCTGGCTGCTGACCAACCGCATGGCGCCACCGGCAGTGTTCCTGCTGCCGTTCTTCCAGTTGTATTCGTCCATCGGCCTGTTCGATACCCACATCGCCGTTGCCCTGGCTCATTGCCTGTTCAACGTGCCGCTGGCGGTGTGGATCCTCGAAGGGTTCATGTCCGGGGTACCCAAAGAAATTGACGAGACCGCCTACATTGACGGCTACAGTTTCCCCAAGTTCTTCGCCAAGATCTTCATCCCGTTGATCGGCTCCGGCATTGGTGTCACGGCGTTTTTCTGCTTCATGTTTTCCTGGGTCGAACTGTTGCTGGCCCGTACGCTCACCTCGGTGAATGCCAAGCCGATCGCGGCGGTCATGACCCGTACCGTGTCGGCGTCCGGTATCGACTGGGGCGTGCTGGCGGCGGCGGGGGTGTTGACCATCCTGCCGGGCATGCTGGTGATCTGGTTCGTTCGCAACCACGTGGCCAAGGGCTTTGCCCTGGGCCGGGTCTGA
- a CDS encoding ABC transporter ATP-binding protein, which translates to MSLKLEHICRTVEGQTWIDDANLSFEPGSFNVLLGRTLSGKTSLMRLMAGLDKPDSGRILMNGVDVTQRPVRLRNVSMVYQQFINYPTMTVFENIASPLRQAGVAEEIIQGKVLETAKMLRIEKFLKRHPLELSGGQQQRTAMARALVKDAELILFDEPLVNLDYKLREELRQEMRELFQARHTIAVYATTEPNEALALGGTTTILHEGRVIQSGKSSSVYHQPQSVLAAELFSEPPINLMPGRIADNEVSFANFVHFPLNVDLRPVGEGEFRFGVRPSHISLVPSNDDDLELAVTVEVAEISGSETFLHVRNEHFLLVLHLPGVHEYDVDAPIRIYIPTHKLFVFDAQGKLVQAPGQRIARVA; encoded by the coding sequence ATGTCATTAAAGCTTGAGCACATCTGTCGCACCGTCGAAGGCCAGACCTGGATCGACGATGCCAATCTGAGTTTCGAACCCGGATCCTTCAACGTTTTGCTGGGCCGCACGCTGTCCGGCAAGACCAGCCTGATGCGCCTGATGGCCGGTCTGGACAAGCCCGACAGCGGCCGCATCCTGATGAACGGCGTCGATGTCACCCAGCGCCCGGTGCGGTTGCGCAACGTGTCGATGGTCTATCAGCAGTTCATCAATTACCCGACCATGACCGTTTTCGAAAACATCGCCTCGCCGTTGCGCCAGGCGGGGGTGGCCGAAGAGATCATCCAGGGCAAAGTCCTGGAAACCGCCAAAATGTTGCGGATCGAGAAGTTTCTCAAGCGCCATCCACTGGAGTTGTCCGGCGGCCAGCAGCAGCGCACGGCCATGGCCCGGGCGCTGGTCAAGGACGCCGAGCTGATCCTGTTCGACGAGCCTCTGGTGAACCTCGACTACAAGCTGCGCGAAGAGCTGCGCCAGGAGATGCGCGAGCTGTTCCAGGCTCGCCACACCATTGCCGTCTACGCCACCACCGAGCCGAACGAAGCGCTGGCCCTGGGCGGCACCACGACCATTCTTCACGAGGGCCGGGTGATCCAGAGCGGCAAGTCATCTTCCGTCTATCATCAGCCGCAAAGCGTCCTGGCCGCCGAATTGTTTTCCGAACCACCGATCAACCTGATGCCCGGACGGATCGCCGACAATGAAGTCAGCTTCGCCAATTTCGTCCACTTCCCGCTGAACGTCGATCTGCGCCCGGTGGGCGAAGGCGAGTTCCGTTTCGGCGTGCGCCCCAGCCATATCTCCCTGGTGCCGAGCAACGATGACGACCTGGAGCTGGCCGTGACCGTCGAGGTGGCCGAGATCAGCGGCTCGGAAACGTTCCTGCACGTACGCAACGAACACTTCCTGTTGGTGCTGCATTTGCCGGGCGTGCACGAATACGACGTCGACGCGCCGATCCGCATCTACATCCCGACCCATAAACTGTTTGTCTTCGACGCCCAGGGCAAGCTGGTCCAAGCCCCGGGCCAGCGTATTGCGAGGGTTGCCTGA
- a CDS encoding carbohydrate ABC transporter permease: MNKVQNNKAWWLVLPVFLLVAFSAVIPMMTVVNYSVQDIFDQSSRYFVGADWYKQVLLDPRLHDSLLRQFIYSACVLLIEIPLGIAIALTMPTKGKWSSLVLIILAIPLLIPWNVVGTIWQIFGRADIGLLGSTLNGLGINYNYAANTMDAWVTVLVMDVWHWTSLVALLCYSGLRAIPDVYYQAARIDRASNWAVFRHIQLPKMKSVLLIAVMLRFMDSFMIYTEPFVLTGGGPGNATTFLSQTLTQMAIGQFDLGPAAAFSLVYFLIILLVSWLFYTAMTHSDANR, encoded by the coding sequence ATGAACAAGGTGCAGAACAACAAGGCCTGGTGGCTGGTGTTGCCGGTGTTCCTGCTGGTGGCCTTCAGCGCCGTGATCCCGATGATGACCGTGGTCAACTACTCGGTGCAGGACATCTTCGACCAGTCCAGCCGCTACTTCGTCGGCGCCGACTGGTACAAGCAGGTGCTGCTCGATCCACGATTGCACGATTCGCTGCTGCGCCAATTCATCTACTCGGCGTGCGTGCTGCTGATTGAAATCCCCCTGGGCATCGCCATCGCCCTGACCATGCCGACCAAGGGCAAATGGTCGTCCCTGGTGCTGATCATCCTGGCCATCCCGCTGCTGATCCCGTGGAACGTGGTCGGCACCATCTGGCAGATTTTCGGCCGCGCCGACATCGGTTTGCTCGGTTCGACGCTCAACGGCTTGGGCATCAACTACAACTACGCGGCTAACACCATGGACGCCTGGGTCACGGTGTTGGTGATGGACGTCTGGCACTGGACCTCATTGGTGGCGTTGCTCTGCTACTCGGGCTTGCGGGCGATCCCGGACGTCTACTATCAAGCGGCGCGGATCGATCGGGCATCGAACTGGGCAGTCTTTCGCCACATCCAGTTGCCGAAGATGAAGAGCGTGCTGCTGATCGCCGTGATGCTGCGCTTCATGGACAGCTTCATGATCTACACCGAGCCGTTCGTACTCACCGGCGGCGGGCCGGGCAACGCCACCACGTTCCTCAGCCAGACCCTGACGCAGATGGCCATCGGCCAATTCGACCTGGGCCCGGCGGCGGCGTTTTCCCTGGTGTACTTCCTGATCATTCTGTTGGTGTCCTGGCTGTTCTACACCGCCATGACGCACTCCGACGCCAACCGTTGA